Proteins co-encoded in one Gossypium arboreum isolate Shixiya-1 chromosome 11, ASM2569848v2, whole genome shotgun sequence genomic window:
- the LOC108472567 gene encoding uncharacterized protein LOC108472567 encodes MPHRTRPMTALLVFTGLNAVLVSTITPVYDFVCFLPFWERRRERRRLERETSSNKFQSS; translated from the exons ATGCCTCATAGAACACGTCCTATGACAGCTCTGTTAGTGTTCACTGGCCTCAATGCTGTGCTGGTCTCCACCATTACTCCTGTCTATGATTTTGTTTGCTTCCTTCCTTTCTGGGAGAGACGG CGAGAACGGCGTCGTCTAGAACGGGAAACTTCATCAAATAAATTTCAATCGTCCTGA